In a single window of the Streptomyces sp. CGMCC 4.7035 genome:
- a CDS encoding suppressor of fused domain protein, translated as MAVLIEHLESRLGRLLGAWEPSEQSPEGTPRVGYFTGGVLAGIQCYATIGLFKTHLTSRVSDRPQHLELLGCGRPVPGDETGPLPGVLEWVAERLVVSGEAVLRGDVIPLPMPLLPGGTMTALYAALPVCFDDDFASVVLENGVETAMVWLVPIGESEAAFVRVKGWDAFEEELVRQDPDLLDLNRAEIAL; from the coding sequence ATGGCTGTCTTGATCGAGCATCTCGAATCCCGCCTGGGCCGGCTCCTCGGAGCCTGGGAGCCCAGTGAGCAGTCCCCCGAAGGCACCCCGAGGGTCGGCTACTTCACCGGAGGTGTCCTGGCCGGGATCCAGTGCTACGCCACGATCGGCCTGTTCAAGACCCATCTGACGTCCCGTGTGTCGGACCGGCCTCAGCATCTCGAACTGCTGGGGTGCGGCCGGCCGGTGCCGGGCGACGAGACCGGTCCGCTCCCGGGGGTTCTGGAATGGGTGGCCGAGCGTCTGGTGGTCAGTGGGGAAGCGGTGTTGCGCGGGGATGTGATCCCGCTGCCGATGCCGTTGCTTCCGGGGGGCACCATGACGGCTCTCTATGCCGCGCTCCCGGTCTGTTTCGACGACGATTTCGCATCGGTCGTCCTCGAGAACGGCGTGGAGACGGCCATGGTGTGGCTCGTACCGATCGGTGAGTCCGAAGCGGCGTTCGTCCGCGTAAAGGGATGGGACGCATTCGAGGAGGAACTGGTTCGCCAGGACCCGGATCTCCTCGATCTGAATCGCGCCGAGATCGCCCTCTGA
- a CDS encoding phospho-sugar mutase, protein MHDELIARAKAWLAEDPDAETREELAKLIDAEDHAELAARFSGTLQFGTAGLRGELGAGPMRMNRAVVIRAAAGLAAYLKAKGQSDGLVVIGYDARHKSADFARDTAAVMTGAGLRAAVLPRPLPTPVLAFAIRHLGAVAGVEVTASHNPPRDNGYKVYLGDGSQIVPPADAEIAAEIDAITALAAVSRPDTGWETLDDSVLEAYLARTDAVVTPGSPRTARTVYTAMHGVGKDVLLAAFARAGFPEPALVAEQADPDPDFPTVAFPNPEEPGAMDLAFAKARETNPDLVIANDPDADRCAVAVKDGEDWRMLRGDEVGALLAAHLVTRGARGTFAESIVSSSLLGRIAEKAGLPYEETLTGFKWIARVEGLRYGYEEALGYCVDPEGVRDKDGITAALLITELASYLKEEGRTLLDLLDDIAVEHGLHATDQLSVRVEDLSIIGNAMRRLREQPPTHLAGLSITNSEDLTKGTDKLPPTDGLRYTLDGARVIVRPSGTEPKLKCYLEVVVPVATHTDLPTARAKAADLLASIKRDLSAAAGI, encoded by the coding sequence GTGCACGACGAACTCATCGCACGGGCCAAGGCGTGGCTGGCCGAGGACCCCGACGCGGAGACCCGTGAGGAACTCGCCAAGCTCATCGACGCCGAGGACCACGCCGAGCTCGCCGCGCGCTTCAGCGGCACCCTCCAGTTCGGCACCGCCGGCCTCCGCGGCGAACTCGGCGCCGGCCCCATGCGCATGAACCGCGCCGTGGTCATCCGCGCCGCCGCGGGCCTCGCCGCGTACCTCAAGGCCAAGGGGCAGAGCGACGGCCTCGTGGTCATCGGCTACGACGCCCGGCACAAGTCCGCCGACTTCGCGCGCGACACGGCGGCGGTGATGACGGGCGCGGGCCTGCGCGCGGCCGTACTCCCCCGCCCCCTCCCCACCCCGGTCCTCGCCTTCGCCATACGGCACCTCGGCGCGGTCGCGGGCGTGGAGGTCACCGCCAGCCACAACCCGCCCCGGGACAACGGCTACAAGGTGTACCTCGGCGACGGCTCCCAGATCGTGCCTCCCGCCGACGCCGAGATCGCGGCCGAGATCGACGCGATCACCGCTCTCGCCGCCGTCTCCCGCCCGGACACCGGCTGGGAAACCCTGGACGACAGCGTCCTGGAGGCCTACCTCGCCCGCACGGACGCCGTCGTCACGCCCGGCTCCCCCCGCACGGCCCGCACCGTCTACACGGCGATGCACGGCGTAGGCAAGGACGTCCTCCTGGCCGCCTTCGCCCGGGCCGGCTTCCCGGAACCCGCCCTCGTCGCCGAGCAGGCCGACCCCGACCCGGACTTCCCGACCGTCGCCTTCCCGAACCCGGAAGAGCCCGGCGCGATGGACCTCGCCTTCGCGAAGGCCCGCGAGACGAACCCGGACCTGGTCATCGCCAACGACCCCGACGCCGACCGCTGCGCCGTGGCCGTCAAGGACGGCGAGGACTGGCGCATGCTGCGCGGCGACGAGGTCGGCGCGCTCCTGGCCGCCCACCTGGTCACGCGCGGCGCCCGGGGCACCTTCGCCGAGTCGATCGTCTCGTCCTCGCTCCTCGGCCGCATCGCCGAGAAGGCGGGCCTGCCGTACGAGGAGACCCTCACCGGCTTCAAGTGGATCGCGCGCGTGGAGGGCCTGCGCTACGGCTACGAGGAGGCGCTCGGCTACTGCGTGGACCCGGAGGGTGTGCGCGACAAGGACGGCATCACGGCCGCGCTCCTGATCACGGAGCTCGCCTCGTACCTGAAGGAGGAGGGTCGCACCCTCCTCGACCTGCTCGACGACATCGCGGTCGAACACGGCCTGCACGCCACGGACCAGCTCTCGGTCCGCGTCGAGGACCTGTCGATCATCGGGAACGCGATGCGGCGCCTGCGCGAGCAGCCCCCGACCCACCTCGCGGGCCTGTCGATCACCAACTCCGAGGACCTCACCAAGGGCACGGACAAGCTCCCGCCCACGGACGGCCTGCGCTACACGCTCGACGGCGCCCGCGTGATCGTCCGCCCGAGCGGCACGGAACCGAAGCTGAAGTGCTACCTGGAGGTCGTGGTCCCCGTCGCGACGCACACCGACCTCCCGACGGCGCGCGCGAAGGCCGCGGACCTACTGGCGTCAATCAAGCGGGACCTGTCGGCAGCCGCCGGGATCTGA
- a CDS encoding tetratricopeptide repeat protein: MTGEHSGIAATAVALLDSAQGGDPTAADRLAEIVPCLTVAAESGETEAQNVLGGILLEFEENPSDAAFWFKKTADQGSATGKRSLGHLYANGLGVPQDLEEAERLFQKAADQGDAHAQFNLAQLWWGKREPQAVAALLRSAAEGGVDDAYVVLGDLLAAMDQDADALRCYLKAAESGHDGAMYVAACWYRDGTADHPDKAESLKWFFKMLKSGNADGLQEAITMARGMSDEEIWHAGQLAGSPGEAEAMVGTVPKYR, from the coding sequence ATGACAGGCGAACACTCTGGTATCGCGGCAACTGCTGTGGCTCTTCTGGATTCCGCGCAAGGCGGAGATCCGACTGCTGCGGATCGGCTCGCCGAGATTGTCCCGTGTCTCACGGTGGCGGCAGAGTCGGGCGAAACGGAAGCCCAGAATGTACTCGGAGGGATTCTCCTTGAATTCGAGGAGAATCCCTCCGATGCTGCTTTTTGGTTCAAGAAGACCGCTGACCAAGGCAGCGCCACGGGAAAGCGGAGCTTGGGGCATCTCTACGCGAACGGGCTGGGAGTGCCGCAGGACCTCGAGGAGGCTGAACGACTGTTTCAGAAGGCGGCCGACCAAGGGGACGCCCATGCGCAGTTCAATCTGGCGCAGCTGTGGTGGGGGAAGCGCGAGCCTCAAGCGGTCGCTGCATTGCTGCGATCAGCCGCGGAGGGTGGTGTCGACGATGCCTATGTCGTCCTCGGTGACTTGCTCGCGGCCATGGATCAGGATGCCGATGCGCTGCGCTGTTATCTGAAGGCCGCCGAGTCCGGACATGACGGAGCGATGTACGTCGCTGCCTGCTGGTACCGGGACGGCACTGCCGACCACCCGGACAAGGCCGAGTCGCTGAAATGGTTCTTCAAAATGCTCAAATCCGGAAACGCCGACGGGCTCCAAGAGGCGATCACCATGGCGCGTGGCATGAGCGACGAGGAGATCTGGCATGCCGGGCAACTGGCGGGCTCCCCTGGGGAAGCCGAGGCGATGGTGGGGACGGTGCCGAAGTATCGGTGA
- a CDS encoding gamma-glutamylcyclotransferase gives MSLYAAYAGNLDARLMTRRAPYSPLRATGWLNGWRLTFGGEHMGWEGALATIVEDPVSQVFVALYDIAPMDEDSLDRWEGGGLDVYRRLRSVRVHTLDGEETAWTYVLNGYEGGLPSARYLGEIADAAESAGAPHDYVMELRKRPC, from the coding sequence ATGTCGCTCTACGCCGCGTACGCCGGCAACCTCGACGCGCGGCTGATGACCCGCCGCGCACCGTACTCGCCGCTGCGTGCCACAGGCTGGCTCAACGGCTGGCGGCTGACCTTCGGGGGTGAGCACATGGGCTGGGAGGGCGCACTCGCGACGATCGTCGAGGACCCGGTCTCGCAGGTCTTCGTCGCGCTGTACGACATCGCGCCCATGGACGAGGACTCCCTGGACCGCTGGGAAGGCGGAGGGCTCGACGTCTACCGCAGGCTGCGCAGCGTCCGCGTCCACACGCTGGACGGCGAGGAGACGGCCTGGACCTACGTCCTGAACGGCTACGAGGGCGGCCTGCCGTCCGCCCGGTACCTGGGCGAGATCGCGGACGCGGCGGAGTCGGCCGGGGCGCCGCACGACTACGTGATGGAGCTGCGCAAGCGGCCGTGCTGA
- a CDS encoding acyl-CoA carboxylase epsilon subunit yields MTIKVIRGNPTPEELAAALAVVRARAAAEASIPPGAARARDSWADPARIAAHRLPQPGPTAWSRTYWPG; encoded by the coding sequence ATGACGATCAAGGTCATACGGGGCAACCCGACCCCGGAGGAGCTGGCCGCCGCACTGGCGGTGGTCCGCGCCCGCGCCGCGGCGGAGGCCTCCATACCGCCCGGCGCGGCGCGGGCGAGGGACTCGTGGGCCGACCCGGCCCGCATCGCCGCCCACCGGCTGCCCCAGCCGGGCCCGACGGCGTGGAGCCGCACGTACTGGCCCGGCTAG
- a CDS encoding NAD(P)H-quinone dehydrogenase — protein sequence MGYVTRIVIIGGGPGGYEAALVAAQLGAEVTVVDCDGLGGASVLTDCVPSKTLIATAEVMTTFDSSYEELGIIVADDTPHLEQAARVVGVDLGKVNRRVKRLALAQSHDITASVTRAGARVVRGRGRLEGMQALDGSRKVVVRAADGSEETLTADAVLIATGGHPRELPDAQPDGERILNWTQVYDLDELPEELIVVGSGVTGAEFAGAYQALGSKVTLVSSRDRVLPGEDPDAAAVLEDVFRRRGMNVMARSRAQSAKRVGDRVEVTLADGRVITGSHCLMAVGAIPNSSGMGLEEAGVKLRESGHIWTDKVSRTTAPGVYAAGDVTGVFALASVAAMQGRIAMYHFLGDAVAPLNLKTVSSNVFTDPEIATVGYSQADVDAGKIDARVVKLPLLRNPRAKMQGIRDGFVKIFCRPGTGIVVGGVVVAPRASELIHPISIAVDNNLTVEQIANAFTVYPSLSGSIAEVARQLHTRKTAGEA from the coding sequence ATGGGGTACGTGACTCGGATCGTGATCATCGGTGGCGGACCCGGCGGATATGAAGCGGCGCTGGTGGCGGCGCAGCTCGGCGCGGAGGTGACCGTCGTCGACTGCGACGGTCTGGGCGGGGCGTCGGTGCTCACCGACTGCGTCCCGTCGAAGACGCTCATCGCCACCGCCGAGGTGATGACGACCTTCGATTCTTCGTACGAAGAGCTCGGCATCATCGTGGCTGACGACACCCCTCACCTGGAGCAGGCCGCCCGCGTCGTCGGCGTCGACCTCGGGAAGGTCAACCGACGGGTGAAGCGGCTCGCGCTCGCCCAGTCCCACGACATCACCGCCTCCGTCACGCGCGCCGGTGCCCGGGTCGTGCGCGGCCGCGGCCGGCTGGAGGGCATGCAGGCGCTGGACGGGTCGCGCAAGGTCGTCGTCCGGGCCGCGGACGGCAGCGAGGAGACCCTCACCGCCGACGCCGTGCTCATCGCCACCGGCGGTCACCCGCGCGAGCTGCCCGACGCCCAGCCCGACGGCGAGCGGATCCTCAACTGGACCCAGGTCTACGACCTGGACGAGCTGCCCGAGGAGCTCATCGTCGTCGGCTCCGGTGTCACCGGTGCCGAGTTCGCCGGTGCCTACCAGGCCCTCGGTTCCAAGGTCACCCTCGTCTCCTCGCGCGACCGTGTGCTGCCCGGCGAGGACCCCGACGCCGCCGCCGTCCTGGAGGACGTCTTCCGCCGCCGCGGCATGAACGTCATGGCCCGCTCGCGCGCGCAGTCCGCCAAGCGCGTCGGCGACCGGGTCGAGGTCACCCTCGCCGACGGGCGCGTGATCACCGGGTCGCACTGCCTCATGGCCGTCGGTGCCATCCCCAACAGCAGCGGGATGGGTCTTGAGGAGGCCGGGGTCAAGCTCCGCGAGTCCGGGCACATCTGGACCGACAAGGTCTCGCGTACGACGGCTCCGGGCGTGTACGCCGCCGGTGACGTCACCGGCGTCTTCGCCCTCGCGTCCGTCGCCGCCATGCAGGGACGTATCGCCATGTACCACTTCCTGGGCGACGCGGTGGCCCCGCTCAACCTGAAGACCGTCTCTTCGAACGTCTTCACCGACCCCGAGATCGCCACCGTCGGCTACAGCCAGGCCGACGTCGACGCCGGCAAGATCGACGCCCGGGTCGTCAAGCTGCCGCTGCTGCGCAACCCGCGCGCCAAGATGCAGGGCATCCGCGACGGCTTCGTCAAGATCTTCTGCCGCCCCGGCACCGGGATCGTGGTCGGCGGTGTGGTCGTCGCACCGCGCGCGTCCGAACTGATCCATCCCATCTCGATCGCGGTCGACAACAATCTGACGGTCGAACAGATCGCGAACGCCTTCACCGTGTACCCGTCCCTGTCGGGCTCGATCGCCGAGGTGGCACGGCAGTTGCACACCCGGAAGACCGCGGGCGAGGCCTGA
- the mmpB gene encoding morphogenic membrane protein MmpB has protein sequence MLWSDPENEPPKELRDMQDMLRRLGVLVALAMLLAMIVIGIG, from the coding sequence ATGCTGTGGTCCGACCCCGAGAACGAGCCGCCGAAAGAACTCCGCGACATGCAGGACATGTTGCGGCGGCTGGGGGTCCTCGTCGCGCTGGCCATGCTGCTGGCGATGATCGTCATCGGCATCGGGTGA
- a CDS encoding purine-nucleoside phosphorylase has translation MNASLLPDDIQGDPYAAADAAAARLRELTGAETHDVALVMGSGWAPAVDALGEPEAEFQVTELPGFPPPAVEGHGGKIRSYQIGDKRALVFLGRTHYYEGRGVAAVAHGVRTAVAAGAKTIVLTNGCGGLRETMRPGQPVLISDHINLTATSPIVGANFVDLTDLYSPRLRALCKEIDSSLEEGVYAQFTGPHYETPAEIHMARAIGADLVGMSTVLEAIAAREAGAEVLGISLVTNLAAGMTGEPLNHEEVLQAGRDSATRMGALLAQVLNRL, from the coding sequence GTGAACGCATCTCTTCTTCCGGACGACATCCAGGGCGACCCCTACGCGGCCGCCGACGCCGCCGCCGCGCGCCTGCGCGAACTGACGGGTGCCGAGACCCACGACGTCGCCCTCGTGATGGGCTCCGGCTGGGCCCCGGCCGTCGATGCCCTCGGCGAACCCGAGGCCGAGTTCCAGGTCACCGAGCTTCCCGGCTTCCCGCCGCCCGCCGTCGAGGGCCACGGCGGCAAGATCCGCTCCTACCAGATCGGTGACAAGCGGGCCCTGGTCTTCCTGGGCCGTACGCACTACTACGAGGGCCGCGGCGTCGCCGCCGTCGCGCACGGCGTCCGCACCGCCGTCGCCGCCGGCGCCAAGACCATCGTGCTCACCAACGGCTGCGGCGGCCTGCGCGAGACCATGCGCCCCGGCCAGCCGGTCCTGATCAGCGACCACATCAACCTGACCGCGACCTCCCCGATCGTCGGCGCCAACTTCGTCGACCTGACGGACCTGTACTCCCCGCGTCTGCGCGCCCTGTGCAAGGAGATCGACTCCTCCCTCGAGGAGGGCGTCTACGCGCAGTTCACCGGCCCGCACTACGAGACCCCGGCGGAGATCCACATGGCCCGCGCCATCGGCGCTGACCTGGTGGGCATGTCGACGGTCCTGGAGGCGATCGCCGCACGCGAGGCCGGGGCCGAGGTCCTGGGCATCTCCCTGGTCACGAACCTGGCCGCCGGGATGACGGGCGAGCCGCTGAACCACGAGGAGGTCCTCCAGGCGGGCCGCGACAGCGCCACCCGCATGGGAGCGCTGCTGGCCCAGGTGCTGAACCGGCTGTAG
- a CDS encoding helix-turn-helix transcriptional regulator, producing MEISGADGQRVLSLVREAEEGASAAELQERALHGLMELIPADAAQCYRLSVDGGDGGGLRTLSYPQESFHEDPMVIYEHPLDHPLTEVMLQTPTSEAWRVSDVAGDRQWQRTHCYNLDFRPFGMRRHLVASAGSDLVTVEGYALVRSGQDFSDRDRDLLGFAQLQLAAAEHRLRQRERLLLLSAVALELVGSRGHGVAVVGEDGLPYPLNATAASLLPVVRDDRRLTGPDPFVVRQVEVRPHAPAAPGLPALLVLRDLAARRAAARLAGVTDQEHRTLLHLDGGRTPTETARRMGLSTATVRGYIASLHRKLEAGHTAALLRRGRDLGLLDD from the coding sequence ATGGAGATCAGCGGTGCGGACGGTCAGCGCGTGCTGTCGCTCGTACGGGAGGCAGAAGAAGGCGCGTCCGCCGCCGAGTTGCAGGAGCGGGCGTTGCACGGACTGATGGAGCTGATACCCGCCGACGCGGCGCAGTGCTACCGCCTCTCGGTCGACGGGGGCGACGGGGGTGGACTGCGCACGCTCTCCTACCCCCAGGAGTCCTTCCACGAGGACCCGATGGTCATCTACGAACACCCACTGGACCACCCGCTGACCGAGGTCATGCTCCAGACGCCGACCTCGGAGGCCTGGCGGGTGAGCGACGTGGCCGGCGACCGGCAGTGGCAGCGCACCCACTGCTACAACCTCGACTTCCGCCCCTTCGGAATGCGCCGCCACCTGGTCGCGTCCGCCGGATCGGACCTGGTCACGGTCGAGGGCTACGCCCTGGTCCGCTCCGGCCAGGACTTCTCCGACCGCGACCGTGACCTCCTCGGCTTCGCCCAGCTCCAACTCGCCGCCGCCGAACACCGCCTGCGGCAGCGCGAACGGCTGCTGCTCCTGTCCGCCGTCGCCCTGGAACTCGTCGGCAGTCGCGGCCATGGCGTCGCCGTCGTCGGCGAAGACGGACTGCCGTACCCGCTCAACGCCACCGCCGCATCCCTGCTGCCCGTCGTACGCGACGACCGTCGGCTCACCGGCCCGGACCCCTTCGTCGTACGGCAGGTCGAGGTCCGTCCCCACGCCCCGGCGGCCCCGGGCCTGCCGGCCCTCCTGGTCCTGCGCGACCTCGCCGCGCGCCGCGCCGCCGCCCGCCTCGCCGGCGTGACCGACCAGGAGCACCGCACCCTGCTCCACCTCGACGGCGGCCGCACGCCGACCGAGACCGCCCGAAGGATGGGTCTGTCCACCGCCACTGTGCGTGGCTACATCGCCTCCCTGCACCGCAAGCTGGAGGCGGGTCACACGGCGGCCCTGCTGCGCCGCGGACGCGATCTGGGGCTCCTCGACGACTGA
- a CDS encoding Maf family protein, with translation MTDQPRRRLVLASQSPARLGLLRQAGLDPEVIVSGVDEDAVTAPTPAELALALAEAKASVVAAKPEVKGALVIGCDSVLDLDGEALGKPADAEEATARWKSMRGRAGTLQTGHCVYDTISGRYASATASTVVRFGDPTDEEIAAYVASGEPLYVAGAFTLDGRSAPFIDGIDGDHGNVIGISLPLVRRLLAELGVGITELWAPPEQ, from the coding sequence ATGACCGATCAGCCCCGTCGCCGTCTCGTGCTCGCTTCCCAGTCCCCCGCCCGGCTCGGGCTGCTCCGGCAGGCCGGCCTCGACCCCGAAGTCATCGTGAGCGGGGTCGACGAGGACGCCGTCACCGCCCCCACCCCCGCGGAACTGGCGCTCGCGCTGGCCGAGGCGAAGGCCTCCGTCGTGGCGGCCAAGCCCGAGGTGAAGGGTGCGCTGGTGATCGGCTGCGACTCGGTGCTCGATCTGGACGGCGAGGCCCTCGGCAAGCCCGCGGACGCGGAGGAGGCGACGGCCCGCTGGAAGTCGATGCGCGGCCGGGCGGGCACGCTCCAGACCGGCCACTGCGTCTACGACACGATCAGCGGCCGGTACGCGTCCGCCACCGCGTCCACCGTGGTCCGCTTCGGCGATCCGACGGACGAGGAGATCGCCGCGTACGTCGCCTCCGGCGAACCCCTCTACGTGGCCGGGGCATTCACGCTCGACGGCCGCTCGGCGCCCTTCATCGACGGCATCGACGGCGACCACGGCAATGTCATCGGCATCTCGCTGCCCCTGGTCCGCCGCCTGCTGGCCGAACTGGGCGTCGGCATCACGGAGTTGTGGGCACCGCCGGAGCAGTGA
- a CDS encoding DeoR/GlpR family DNA-binding transcription regulator → MFAAERRQLILEMVRANGAVSLRELARVVQTSEVTVRRDVRALEAEGLLDRRHGGAVLPGGFTRESGFPQKSHLATAEKTAIADLAAGLVEEGEAIVVGAGTTTQELARRLARVPGLTVVTNSLLVAQALAHANRVEVVMTGGTLRGSNYALVGSGAEQSLQGLRVSRAFLSGSGLTAERGLSTSNMLSASVDRALVQAAAEVVVLADHTKLGTDTMFQTVPTDVITRLVTDEPPAHDDRAATELQALADQGVQIAVAGAAGGGSAGGDTGPAGRQPRRDVPLPGPRRSQVPGAGPQLRSATVLGEPPSGERARVADLRRR, encoded by the coding sequence GTGTTCGCTGCAGAACGTCGCCAATTGATCCTCGAAATGGTGCGAGCGAACGGGGCCGTGTCGCTCCGTGAGCTCGCGCGCGTCGTCCAGACCTCCGAAGTGACCGTACGGCGGGACGTGCGCGCACTGGAGGCAGAAGGACTCCTCGACCGCCGGCACGGCGGTGCGGTATTGCCGGGCGGGTTCACGCGAGAGTCCGGCTTTCCGCAGAAATCGCATCTCGCGACCGCCGAGAAGACGGCCATCGCCGATCTCGCCGCGGGTCTCGTCGAAGAGGGTGAGGCCATCGTGGTCGGGGCGGGGACCACCACGCAGGAGCTGGCGCGCCGGCTCGCGCGGGTGCCCGGGCTGACCGTCGTCACCAACTCCCTGCTGGTGGCCCAGGCGTTGGCCCACGCCAACCGTGTCGAGGTCGTGATGACCGGCGGCACTCTGCGCGGCTCCAACTACGCCCTCGTGGGCAGTGGTGCCGAACAGTCCCTCCAGGGCCTCAGGGTCTCCAGAGCCTTCCTGTCCGGCAGTGGGCTCACCGCCGAGCGCGGTCTGTCCACGTCCAACATGCTGTCGGCGTCCGTCGACCGCGCGCTGGTGCAGGCGGCCGCGGAGGTCGTCGTCCTCGCCGACCACACCAAGCTCGGCACGGACACGATGTTCCAGACCGTGCCGACGGACGTGATCACCCGGCTGGTCACCGACGAGCCGCCCGCGCACGACGACCGCGCGGCCACCGAGTTGCAGGCCCTGGCCGATCAGGGCGTGCAGATCGCGGTCGCCGGGGCGGCGGGCGGCGGTTCGGCGGGAGGCGATACGGGCCCGGCGGGGCGTCAGCCGCGCCGGGACGTGCCCCTCCCCGGCCCACGCCGCAGCCAGGTCCCCGGCGCCGGCCCGCAACTGCGCAGCGCGACGGTCCTGGGGGAGCCGCCCTCTGGAGAGCGCGCCCGCGTCGCGGACCTACGCCGCCGGTAG
- a CDS encoding acetyl/propionyl/methylcrotonyl-CoA carboxylase subunit alpha, with product MRKVLIANRGEIAVRVARACRDAGIASVAVYADPDRDALHVRAADEAFALGGDTPATSYLDIEKVLQAAKDSGADAIHPGYGFLSENAHFAQAVLDADLIWIGPPPQAIRDLGDKVAARHIAQRAGAPLVAGTPDPVSGADEVVAFAEEHGLPIAIKAAFGGGGRGLKVARTLEEVPELYESAVREAVAAFGRGECFVERYLDKPRHVETQCLADQHGNVVVVSTRDCSLQRRHQKLVEEAPAPFLSEKQTAELYAASKAILKEAGYVGAGTVEFLVGVDGTISFLEVNTRLQVEHPVTEEVAGIDLVREMFRIADGEELGYGDPELRGHSFEFRINGEDPGRNFLPAPGTVTTFAPPSGPGVRLDAGVESGSVIGPAWDSLLAKLIVTGRTRKEALQRAARALEEFQVEGMATAIPFHRAVVTDPAFAPELTGSEEPFTVHTRWIETEFVNEIKPFAALAEVEGEEEPGRETVVVEVGGKRLEVSLPSSLGMSLARTGLAAGAKPKRRAAKKSGPVASGDTLASPMQGTIVKVAVEEGQEVKEGDLVVVLEAMKMEQPLNAHKAGTIKGLSAEVGASITSGAAICEIKD from the coding sequence GTGCGCAAGGTGTTGATCGCCAACCGTGGCGAAATCGCTGTCCGTGTCGCCCGGGCCTGCCGTGACGCCGGGATCGCGAGCGTGGCCGTGTACGCCGACCCGGACCGGGACGCCCTGCACGTCCGTGCCGCGGACGAGGCGTTCGCCCTGGGCGGTGACACCCCCGCGACCAGCTACCTGGACATCGAGAAGGTCCTCCAGGCAGCCAAGGACTCCGGCGCGGACGCCATCCACCCCGGCTACGGCTTCCTCTCCGAGAACGCCCACTTCGCCCAGGCCGTCCTCGACGCCGACCTGATCTGGATCGGCCCCCCGCCGCAGGCCATCCGCGACCTCGGTGACAAGGTCGCCGCCCGCCACATCGCCCAGCGCGCCGGCGCCCCCCTCGTCGCCGGCACCCCCGACCCCGTCTCCGGGGCCGACGAGGTCGTCGCCTTCGCCGAGGAGCACGGCCTGCCCATCGCGATCAAGGCCGCGTTCGGCGGCGGCGGGCGCGGCCTGAAGGTCGCCCGCACCCTCGAAGAGGTCCCCGAGCTGTACGAGTCGGCGGTGCGTGAGGCGGTCGCCGCGTTCGGCCGCGGGGAGTGCTTCGTGGAGCGCTACCTGGACAAGCCCCGCCACGTGGAGACCCAGTGCCTGGCCGACCAGCACGGCAACGTGGTCGTCGTCTCCACCCGCGACTGCTCGCTCCAGCGCCGCCACCAGAAGCTGGTCGAGGAGGCCCCCGCCCCCTTCCTGAGCGAAAAGCAGACCGCCGAGCTGTACGCCGCCTCGAAGGCCATCCTCAAGGAGGCCGGATACGTCGGCGCCGGCACCGTGGAGTTCCTGGTCGGCGTGGACGGCACGATCTCCTTCCTGGAGGTCAACACCCGCCTCCAGGTCGAGCACCCGGTCACCGAGGAGGTCGCCGGTATCGACCTGGTCCGGGAGATGTTCCGCATCGCCGACGGCGAGGAACTGGGCTACGGCGACCCCGAACTGCGCGGCCACTCCTTCGAGTTCCGCATCAACGGCGAGGACCCCGGCCGCAACTTCCTGCCCGCCCCGGGCACGGTCACCACGTTCGCCCCGCCCTCCGGCCCCGGCGTGCGACTGGACGCGGGTGTGGAGTCCGGTTCGGTGATCGGCCCGGCGTGGGACTCGCTGCTGGCCAAGCTGATCGTGACCGGCCGCACCCGCAAGGAGGCCCTGCAGCGGGCCGCCCGCGCCCTGGAGGAGTTCCAGGTCGAGGGCATGGCCACCGCGATCCCGTTCCACCGCGCGGTGGTCACCGACCCCGCCTTCGCCCCCGAACTGACCGGCTCCGAGGAACCGTTCACGGTCCACACCCGGTGGATCGAGACCGAGTTCGTCAACGAGATCAAGCCGTTCGCGGCGCTCGCCGAGGTGGAGGGCGAGGAGGAGCCTGGCCGCGAGACGGTCGTGGTCGAGGTCGGCGGCAAGCGCCTCGAGGTCTCCCTGCCGTCCTCGCTGGGCATGTCCCTGGCCCGCACGGGTCTGGCGGCAGGCGCCAAGCCGAAGCGCCGCGCCGCGAAGAAGTCCGGCCCCGTCGCCTCCGGTGACACCCTCGCCTCCCCGATGCAGGGCACGATCGTCAAGGTCGCGGTCGAGGAGGGCCAGGAGGTCAAGGAAGGCGACCTGGTCGTCGTCCTGGAAGCCATGAAGATGGAACAGCCCCTGAACGCCCACAAGGCGGGCACCATCAAGGGCCTCAGCGCCGAGGTCGGCGCCTCCATCACCTCCGGCGCCGCCATCTGCGAGATCAAGGACTGA